TTCTTAAAAGCATCAGCACTCTAATTAACATCAGTATTGCTGTTAATGCATTCTGACAATTAGGGTAATAAGGTTAAAATCAATTTTCCAACTTGTGACAGACCATAGTTAAGAACCCAAAATGAATCAGCTGTTGTAAGTAAAAGAATTCATTTGCTCCTTAAGAGTTAACTCTATaaatatctaattaaaaaaaaaaactatttgttaAACTGATATATTCAAACGTGTTAAGTAAAAATATGATATACCCAAataattgtcttttaaattttagatatatttaatCTTATTGAGTAATGATAATATGCTGCAGAAgagcaacaaaaatattttaaggtttttcAGTAGTGTGTATACAAATGTATGCGCACTATATATAACAAGCCAGAAAGTCTTCTTTCAAATCTTTTTGGAACATTCAGCTATTTAGGTAAACAGCccaaagaaatacataaattCCAAAACATCTCTGGAGAGAAAAGTCACTTTAAATGTTAACATCTTTCCCCCTACAATTCAATGGCGAGAAAACGCTGGGAAATTCTttactgtgcaaaaaaaaaaaaatcgtttaacaaaataataaatttcaaactTGACAGTTTTTAAACGACAATTCTACCTTTAACATTCTTACAGGTTTCTGGAAATGCTTAATAACCTAAAGTATTACACTCATCTTGGTAGTTTATATTCTGTTATAAAATCGACTGCAGCCACCTACATTACAGAGCATGGTTATATTTTTCCTTAGGCCACCTCGTTTGCATTAGTGGACTAGATCGTACTGCTAAATATCAAAGCTTGAAATCATTCAACATAGGTCAGTGTGGAAACGCAAGTTAGAGAAACTAGAGTAATTCACTGTAGCGGACCACAGCTCAGTAGCCAAGCCTGGCTCCTCTGCATATGTGCATTATGCTCCATTTCAAAAGTCACAAGAAAACCGTTAATTTAGGGTAAAACTCAAGCTCGCCCGAAGCTTCGGAGAAGGCCTGCAAGGTGAGTACTTACGTAAAGGGTTACCAGGACTCCAGGCACCACAACTTACTAGGGAGGGTCTCGAACGTCCACAGCAGGAAAGCAGCTCCCTTCTACAGGCCTGGAGGATTCCGACGGGCTCCTCCCTCCAGCATCCTGGACCCAGCCCGGCCAGGCCCCGGGGCGCTCCCAGTGCACCTGCAATGCGGCGCCCTGGCCCCACGATCCCGCCCCGGGCTGGCGGCGCGGCCCGGCCGGCTCTCCTCCCGCTTAGCCCCGTAGCCCGCAGGGCGCCCTCCCCAGCGCGCCGAGGTCGCGGCGCCGCCCCCGGCCTCTGCCCGGCTTGGTTTCCCGGGAGCCGTCTCTGCCAGGGACTCTCCTGCCCCGAGGAGCCGGCGTTCCTCCCTCGAGCCTGGGGCGGGCGGGGACCCCTCCGGCGGGCGGCTGAGTTCAAAGCTGAGCACGCGAGCTCGGTCCCCACCGCGCCGCCAGGTGAGCCGGGCTGGACTGGGCGCGCCCCGGGCCCCGCCTCACCTGCGGCGCGGCCGCGGCGGTCCTTCAGGCGGCTCCGCGGCTCAGCGCGGTCCTCCGGGCGGGCGGCGGCGGAGGGGGCCCGCGGCCCATGGGCGGGGCAGGCGGCCGGGCTGGGCCCTGCGGCCGGCGCCGGGGGAGGTCAGCGGGCGCCGCCCGTCCGGCGCATCTCTCCGGTCCCAGCGAGCGCTCGCCGCGATGCACCCTGGGAGCCGGCCGCGCCGAGGCCTGGCCGCTCTGACCCGGCGGGCGGGCAAGGCGCCGGCGCGGCGGCTGGCTGCAAGTGCGGGTAGGGGCGGGGGAGCCGATCGGTACTCACTCGGCGGGGAGGGGGCAACGCCCCACTCCCCGCTGCTGAGGCAGGGCGGGGACAAGGacccaggggaagggagggtccGGCGGGTGGGACGCAGGCGCACTTGCTCAGGTGCGGCCGCAGTGCGGTTGCCCTGGGTAACGCGGGCCGGGGCAGGGGGCGGCGAGGGAGGCCGGCGGGAGCGCGCTCGCGCCGCGGTGGGGGCGGGGGCGCGGGCCGTACGGcgcgcatgcgtgcggcccttcTCCCTAGGGGCTCGCCGGCCTCGTGCGTGCGCACGCGCGCCGTCCCCCGGAGGCGTCTGGGTGTGCGGAGCGCGCGCGCGCGGCTCGGAGGCGCACCTGTGAGGTGTCCCCGGAGGAACGGCGGGTGGGCGCGCGGAGCCCGCGGCCTGGGGCGCTCGCAGCCCGCACTTGGAGTGAGTTGGCGCGGCCGGGCCGTGGACTCCGTATTTTCTCTCCCGGCTGGGGGCGGGGAGCGGGCCGGGGGCTGGCGGGCGGCAGAGTGGgctgaagaaaaggaaaacaacccATCTCTCGGGACGGGCCTCGAGCCGCGCCGGTCCTGGGGGTCGCGCGGGAGGGAAGGTCAGCTCGGCGCTGCTCGGGCAGGCCGGGCTGGGAGGCCGCGCAGGGCCTCGGGCGGCGGCCGGGGGTCGCGGGGGGCGGCGGGGCTCCGCGGGCGGAGGCCGCGGGCGCCGGACTCCCGGGCTGGCCCATTGTTGTAGCGGCCGGGGGCAGCGGAGCGCGGCGGCCCGGAGGCCGTGCGGTCGCGCGGGGAGCGGCTTCAGGGGGTCCCCGGGGAGCGGCCATGGCCGCGCGGGGCCGGGAGCCGGGCTGCGGAGCGGCCCGCTGCAGGGTGCGGTGTTGTTGCTTGCAGCGCGCAGGCCGCGGAGCATCGCGCTCAGGTGATGAAGAGCGCGTCGCGCACCCGGCGCAGGAGCCAGCCGCCGCCGGACGCCTCCATTGTTTGACCACGCCAGGCCGGCCCTGCCCAGGTGAGCTGGCCGCGGCGGCATCCCTCCTGCGCGGCCTGCAGGCCGGCCGCTCCCGGCGGGACCTGCTGCAGCCCTCGCCTGCCCCTGCCTCTGGTTAACTCGCGGTGCCCCCTCCCCGACGTTTTCCCTTCCGGATTAGGCTGCCGTGTCGCCTTGCCAGCTCACCCCGCGTCCCCGCAAAACTCAGCTCCTTTGTGATACCTTTCTTGCCCAACTCTACCAACTAAATCGAATCTCTCCAGCAGAGTCTGCTCGGTACGGGCGAGCTGCTAGTTTGATAACTGGCTGTCTTATCGCAACAAAGGAGTCCcggtattggaaaaaaaatatttccaggcTATTGCCTTCTAAAGGAACGTTTTGTGATACTTAAAACAGTTTATTGTTTTATCAAGACCGAACTGTTTTTATGcattttgtcttctcttttagaGGGGACCCCTAATCCCTTTGTAGATGCAAAGCTTTTCAGAGCAGGGAAGTGTGACCTTGTTCAACCTACcggttaatttaaaatttaaaaattaattttggattAGTAGAGTAGTGCATTTTCTTTGTACACACGGGTGTATCTCAAGAGATGGCAAGACTTTGACTATCACCCCCACCCTCTGCAGATAAGGACTAGGATTTGTGTGCTGTGTGTCcttctggctttttaaaaatacttggaatCATCTGATTGTTTTAACAAGTATCAGCTAGCTAACATACTGTCTTTCAACTTCAGCATTATGTGCTTCAACTAATTTTTAAGAACTGCTGCATCATGTTCTGTAGTTTGGGTATACTGTAATTTATTCAGCCATTTCCCAGATTATGACAATCTATAAAGTTTTAGTttgaaaaatagctttatttggtggtggtggttctcTGGTTAGATGCAGTTTTAGCAAAGGGAGAAATTTAGTGAAGGATGAAATTCTGTACTAATTACAGAAAATAGACATTTATGGTGGAAGTTCCTGGGTTAAGAATCTACATGTGGGAGCCTCCAGCCCTTCTGTGATAGTCGTGACTATACTACTTACAGGTCCTGTGACCTTGGGAGAGGACAATTACTCACTCCAATCCTCAGTTTTCTATAAACCCGTGTTAATACTGCTCTCTCTGCTTCACAGAGTTCAGTGATACCATGGGAAAGTGCTTGGTAGAACCCGAGGTCATAAACAAAGATTGGTTTTATTAGCCTTTCCAATCCAAAAATTATCAATTTgcagtatgattttttttgtcagATGTTTGTATCAGAATACTAGAGATGGCaactttgaatgatttttttaattcatggttTTGCTATAACTAATTTTTGTCAAATACTGGTAATGCtaaagatttcttaaagaatatttGGCAAATCACATTTTTCCTAgcgcttttttttttcagttgtcaatggacctttattttatttatatatatgcagtgctgagaattgagcctgggcctcacacatgctaaagcattcacaaccccagcctcctagTGCTTTAacatgccttaaaaaaaaaaaaaaagtgaggcatGTAAGTTAGTTGACTGAATCAATGTTATTAGCAAATTAAATGCTTGATAAAACTTCTATTGTAAtagttaaaaaacattttctgatgaTGTAGATTGTACACACTAAAGCTAATCTGAGTCTGGCAGCAGCAGACTCAGATTAGCTTTAGTGCTTCTtcaagggaaaaagaaatgacTTCTTACTGAGTTTGTAAGCACTATCACATCATTTcatcaatttaaattttgatgaaatgaTTTGATAGCTACACAATTAATGGCTTTGTAGatattttcctttcatatattatacacacacacacacacacacacacacacacacacacacccttgtgGTATGACCAACAAAATCAACTCATCCTTGCCCTTTTGAAATTAGGGCTGTTCAGAAATGAATCTCACAACTGCACTTCTCACAAAGTGGTATCCTGAGAGGCTTGGGTAGTACCAGCTGTGAGAGAGGATGAAAATGGGTACTGAATCTTAGATTGGGGAGGGGGACTCAGGAAAGACttgtgcaaaaataaaattaaactgaaGTTTGTAGGGCGAGTGGGCGGTTAGTGTCAAGTGGTAGGGGATAATTTTCCAGGCAGAGGAACAGCATGTGGGAAGGCcctgaagggggaaaaaacttTGCCCATTCCAGGAACTGAAGGAACAACTGTGGATAGATTCTAGTGGGTGAGGGGGGAGAGTGGCTAGGCATGGGGCCAGATCATGTAGGGTCTTGTAGGACAGGTTAGGGATGTTGTGTTTTATCCAGAACGTAATGAGAAACCATTAGAAAGGTTGGGTTTTAAGCATaatcagatttgcatttttaaacaaCCACTCCGGTTGCCACATGCAGAATGTGGGGGTGTGGGTGGATCATGGAAGTGGGAAGAACACGCAGGCTACTTCACAGAGCTATCTAGAGGAGTTGTGTCCTATTTCTTGGACTTTATAGTGAAGTCATGCTACCACCTATGGTTTAGTCAAAATAGATGtttggtttaaaaaaacaaaaccccttcATTTCTTACTCTAAAAAGGCAGTACTAAATAAAAGTAGGAATAAACAGATActttttaaatgtactgaaaaagTGCATATAAGCATGAAATCAGTTGTCCACACTTAAAACAAAAACTGTCagaaaatcaagttaaaaattaGAACATTGTTTAATAAGTTTCCACAAAGCCATAACACAAATGAAGTAAAgatgtaaaatgaaaaagaaatatttgtagaCACTGTTGACTAGGGAAACATGCCTGAGTCTGCAGTGCGGGTATAAAATTCATAGTTGAATATACAAAGTAACCTAGcagagaataaaacaaaagaaacagaaaatgaactcTGGCCACATttcaacaacaattaaaaaaaaatcaaaacagtgaAGCATGTAGGTAATGTGGATGCATCCTACTGAGGAAATACTGTCTACGTAGAGGTGGTCATAAAGTATCCTGAATGACTTGAATGTTTTTGACGTAAAGAGAGGCCACATTCCTGGAAGTGATGTTTAAATGTTATGGAGATGGCCATTTTGGTGTGAACTTAATAATTATGTGTACTGAGATGGGGGTATTTATGAGTATTTAAACACCACAGAGCCATATTCACCACATCAGCGTCATCCTGACTTTATTAGATTATCTGTACAGGTCACTGAAACCTGCACTCACCCcagaaataaactattttatatgGAAATCTAACACATGATAAGTCATGAGTGCCCCCTAAATCTGAAGAAAACAGAAGTCCCTATCAAACATCTGAAAGGAGGAGACCTGTACACTCAGCACAGACTTTGTAGTTAGTTGTACAACTGGAGACttaaataaggaaacaaatatcTTATGAGTGTCATGAGAGTGAGAAACAATggagaaaatataacaaaaaaaaatgtattccacTTCATAAAAAGTTAAAgtacagaagaaaaggaaaacaaaaccctACAATTAAGTTACCacaaaatcagaaaatacttGTGTCAGTAAGCAAATGATCTTTAATATATAAAGTCCTATCTTACGAACAATTGGTGATTACTATTCAGAAGAGTTAGATTCTATTCTCAATAGCAACAAGACTAGATGATAATAAGAACAAAGCATGAATGAACTGAAACCTTATGCAGAAcattaaaatcttatttaaatgatttaaaagttAACCTGAGTAAATGGGCAGCCCTTGCAAGGAATTCATGATATTCTTGTAGGAGAATATGAAGGAAGTCTATTACGGCATCATTTgtaatgaggaaaaataaaaaccaactccCATAAATTTTGGTGCTGCTACACTTTGGAATattacatagtttttaaaaaagagaagcagTCTTGAACGTATTGACATAGCCTGGATGGATGTCTATAATATACTATAGAGCCCCCACAAAATAAGTTTAATCCTGTTTTTTGTAAGATACAAATGTTATGTATGTTATAtctgaataaaaaggaaaaggtcTAGAAGAATCCTTGGAAAAGCATTACTAGTGATTACTTCTAGGGGAAAGCATAGGACAGTTTATTTCATATGCTTTAGCATTGTTTTAGCGCTTTTTTTGAACAAgcatttaaataggaaaaaaaagctaCATTCAAAAGatgtagaattatttttaaggGTAATTGATTCCCTAGCCACTAAAAATGTTCatgaagaaaatacattaaaatagttGTGACAGTGTTAAGTTGGAGAAAGTCAGGATAAATAGCTGTATACGTGATGTATTAAACAAAAGTCCCAACAACCTTCCAGTAAAACCTATGAATGGGGGACTtgggttgtaactcagtagtagaaggCTCTTCCCTCgtacatgtgaggtgctgggtttgatcctcagcaccacatgaaaataaataaaggtgtgtgtgtgtgtatacacagagACACAATTTGTAGAAAATTTGTTAGACTATTAAGAGTACTCAACAGGATTGACAGATACAAGATAtcttgtatgtatttatgtagaCATAAATCAAAGGGAAAACTAATGAAAAATTATGGAATGGGATATTTCTATAAAGTATGAGGTTAAGtatgtccaactgcaactaaagtaatatttttaaaaaacctgtgaATGGAACATGTCTAGAAGAAAGTAGATGAGAATCTTACGAATTGTGAGCTTTGGGTGGTAGAAAGTTGGTGATTTAAATAAtctgcttttttatatttattgagatcATATCTATTACATTTATAACAGAacctatatataattttatgtgtgCACTTTTTCAAAGCCACatagaggggctgaggttgtagctcactggcagagcacttgcctagcatgtgtgaggcactgggtttgatcctcagtaccaagtaaaataaagggattgtgtccatctacaactaaataaaataaaataaaagccacatAGATAAATTTGTAAATTACACTGAAAGTGGGATCcattgaaaaattttaagcagGGTAGAAAAATATCATTAGCATAGATAATGAATTGGGAGGAAGTAAGACTTGGGGAGGAAGAGTTAAAACTGAGACAAAATAAGTGGAGCTAGTGGCATGGTTAGAAAGGATTTCAGGAAGTAGAGTCATAGGACCTTAGGATAGGGAGGGAAGGTTAAGCATTACTAATGATTACTTCTAGGTTTCTGGCTTGGGCAGTTGAAGAGACAGAGGACCCACTTACTATAGTTGAGATTATAGTAGGCTTTCTTGAGGAAATGACAGATTAAGTTTTAGACATACTGAGTTTATAAAGAATTTACAGGATATGTAGGTTCTTTCtgaaggtaatttataaagaatgatTTTATTGTCATATATGTATTTTGCTATATGAATGACTGGAAGCAGTGTATATATAGCTCATTATTGGAATCATTGTTACTatgtggtaaatttttttttgaaacataattATACATTTGTAAACTGTAAAAGATTGAGGCATGTCTGTCCAGCAGAGATTGCACTGTATCTGAGGTCTTTCACAACTGCATGACTCTGGCTATAGGTGATACTTGGATTGCCTTTGTGGTGCACAGGGCAAGGCTGCTGCCTCTGTAAACAGATGGTGGAGATTTTGGGGGCATTAGTGGTCTTGTCATTCATCCTGTTGTCAGAGTACTACTAATTGGAGTGAAATCTCTTAGTGTTGGAAGGTGGCCAGGAAATAGAGTGGTTAGTGCCCTGGCCTTACTTCCATGTGGAAGTGACCACATGGCTGTTAGAAGTATGGATAGAGATTTTGGAGTGGTTCATTGTCCTTGCCACATGACTGGGAAACGGTAGGCTTGCAGAGCAGAATGAGATACTGAAGGCAGAGCTAGGGCATGTTTACCTTAAAGGACAAAGTAAGGAGAAGGTAGGGAAGAACCTGCCTGCAAAGGTAACAGAGGTTCATGAGAGAGGAACAAGGATGTCTTGACTGGAGAGTACTTGGTTGAAAAGTAAAACCCATTTGAGACGGTGTAAATGTaaggaattcttttaaaaaaaaatgtttttttttttttttttttaatggtaccacagattgaacccaggggtacttcaccactgagccacatccctagacttATTTTAGGGTGtggagtcttactgagttgcttagtgccttgctgttactgaggctggctttgaattcacgatcctcctgcctcagtcctcctgagttgctgggattataggcgtgcactacCAAGCCCAGCATGGAATCCCTTCTTGATTGGACCTGTGAGGGTTGGACATCAGCAGGGTTGGTGTGGCTGTACTCTGTGTGTCTTCTCGCTTTTCCTATTCACTACCTGTCTGCTCTGTGCTTTTGCTCCTCCTGCTGCATGTGACCCTAGAGTGGCCACTCTGGAAGGCCATCCCGAGTCTGTCACTCCTACCAGCCTTCTTCATAGACCAAGTCTTTTCACTTCCTAATTCTGAATTCTCAGGGTAGAGAATCTGAATGGCTCAGTTTAGCTTCTGCATTCCTGCTCTTGGGTTCACTGTTGTGGGGTGAAACATAGTTTCCCTTCGTGTTCATGAGCCTGACCAGAAGGGAATGACAGGAAGATGCTGAAGAGGTCTCCTGGAAGTTAGGAGGAAGTTTCAAGGATGGTCAGGAGCAATTGTTTTAAGTGGCCTTGAGATGTAAAAAGGGAGCTGGAGTGAAATGAGATTTGGCAGATTGAAATCATTTAGCCCAGGTTTGAAGTGGTGCCACACCAGGTCCTTGCAGGGGGTAACTGATGGCGATGACAGGCTCATTGTACAGAAAAttgagttgttgtttttttgttaatgaaatttaattttggaaatataaTGGGAGCATTCcatttatactttaattttaagAAGGCATGTTTTGTATTGCTTTCTAAAACTAATGCAGTAATGTACCTTTAACTCTGGAGCATGCGGCAGTGTCTGCTGTGTCACCTGATAGACATTCAGTAAAGCTCTTTTagagctcatttatttttcatagccCTGCAAGTTCATAAAATAGTCATGGCTTATATCCATATCTTATTTTGCAGCATGTTCCAAGGTATTAGGAAAGAGTTTGTGAGGAAGCAGACCTGTCTCAAAGATGATAAGTTCTGCCTTTTAAGTTAATagtaaaacaattaaaagaatcAGAACCCTCTTTTTTTCTGCAGAGTAAATGTCCTTATGGTCCTCAGGCTGTCAGAAtcattttagattttgaaattttcatgtagGATTCCTCTTGTTAGAGTTAAGAATATTTCACTTTTTCAGAGGACTCAGCATTGGCCAGGAAACATGTCAGATTACTTAGTTCACTGAGATTCATTTACTTATTACTGTGTCATTATGATAGGATTAGGACCTTGCGGTGAGGCTTAGATTCACAGAACAGAGAACCTGCACAGACCAGGTTGCACAGATTTCCATGAAGCGAGGCAGCTAGTTAGAGGTAGTGATCCATTGTTAAATTAATTTCCTGTTCCAAGACCTCAGTGTAAACCCCCAGAGCTAGTTTCTGAGCCAGTGTTGGAGTGCCCTCTGGAGGCACAGGGAACACTCAAGTTTTTTGTAAAAACCAAAATTGAGACTCGCATGTGAGATGGAAGCAGAGAAGAGCTGGGGCCCAGGAGCTTGCCAGGCAGACTGAGAACGGAGTGAGGGTAGAACAAGAAGGCAAAGAGTGTGGCCAGCAGTATCCAGTGAGATATAGAACAGAAAGTGTCCTTGGATGGGTCAAGAGGAAGCCAGTACTGGGAGGAATGTCAATGGTGTGGTGAATAGGAAATGAAATAGTAGAAACCAGGAAAGTCAGTCTTTAAAAGGCCTGTTGGGGTTAGTGGGGGAGGAAGAGTATGGCAGCTAAAGAAGGCATAGGATCAAGTGTGGTTTTTATATAGTGTTTTGCATTGTGCTGAAGGGACAAAATAAGATGAaaggtgtggggtgggggaggagagagtTGGCTGAGGCATTCCTCACCTGGAAGACTTGGTGGGGGAAGAGATTGCTTCCCCAGGGGCTCTACAAGTGGTGGAGTAGGGATTTCCTATTCACTGTGGG
This is a stretch of genomic DNA from Ictidomys tridecemlineatus isolate mIctTri1 chromosome 2, mIctTri1.hap1, whole genome shotgun sequence. It encodes these proteins:
- the Znf664 gene encoding zinc finger protein 664 isoform X2, yielding MRAALLPRGSPASCVRTRAVPRRRLGVRSARARLGGAPVRCPRRNGGWARGARGLGRSQPALGRAGRGASRSGDEERVAHPAQEPAAAGRLHCLTTPGRPCPAGSSGWRKSPALAPCSHCGPCLCLLFWNVLRVLIPVTVTCKSKRHIPLEENCVLRIKKEDWCATCVGIPRSKTRHT
- the Znf664 gene encoding zinc finger protein 664 isoform X3; the encoded protein is MRAALLPRGSPASCVRTRAVPRRRLGVRSARARLGGAPVRCPRRNGGWARGARGLGRSQPALGRAGRGASRSGDEERVAHPAQEPAAAGRLHCLTTPGRPCPGSSGWRKSPALAPCSHCGPCLCLLFWNVLRVLIPVTVTCKSKRHIPLEENCVLRIKKEDWCATCVGIPRSKTRHT